In Odontesthes bonariensis isolate fOdoBon6 chromosome 9, fOdoBon6.hap1, whole genome shotgun sequence, the following proteins share a genomic window:
- the LOC142388817 gene encoding succinate receptor 1-like — MEIDKVLERYYLSPCYGIEFCIGFPGNLLVVLGYIFCLQEWQSCNIYLFNLAVSDLIFLCTLPRLSYLYAKELKETLPGACIVNRYVLHVNLYSSILFMVWLSMDRFLLVKHPTRNNFLLRPRTALIVSGLSWLAVNVEIVPMIALMIQDLQNHNYSRCEDFASLKGDVNPLGYSLGLTMTGYIVPLLGLCVFSYQIAHLLQMQERALQRRTSYKRPLRVVTSAAVMFLVLYTPYHVLRNVRVASQMSWAKLPECTKMYIEAVYILTRPLAFLHSVINPIFYFLMGDKFRQLLISKLRNIARKTQS, encoded by the coding sequence ATGGAGATAGACAAAGTGCTGGAGCGGTACTACCTGTCACCCTGTTACGGAATCGAGTTCTGCATTGGTTTCCCAGGCAACCTTTTGGTTGTACTTGGCTACATTTTTTGTTTGCAGGAGTGGCAAAGTTGCAATATCTACCTTTTCAACCTGGCAGTCTCTGACCTTATTTTTCTCTGCACACTGCCACGCCTCTCTTACCTCTATGCAAAGGAGTTAAAAGAAACTCTTCCTGGCGCCTGCATTGTCAACCGCTATGTTCTGCATGTCAATCTTTACTCTTCTATCCTCTTTATGGTTTGGCTGAGTATGGACCGCTTCCTGCTCGTAAAACATCCTACAAGGAACAACTTCCTGCTGAGGCCACGGACGGCCCTGATCGTGTCGGGGTTGAGCTGGCTGGCTGTTAATGTGGAAATTGTCCCAATGATAGCACTAATGATCCAGGACTTACAGAATCACAATTACAGCCGTTGTGAGGATTTTGCAAGCCTAAAAGGGGATGTGAATCCCTTAGGGTACAGCTTAGGGTTAACCATGACTGGTTATATTGTCCCTCTGCTTGGACTTTGTGTTTTTTCCTACCAAATTGCACATCTGCTCCAAATGCAGGAGAGAGCTCTACAGCGCAGGACATCATATAAGCGGCCTCTTAGGGTTGTTACATCAGCTGCTGTCATGTTTCTGGTTCTCTATACTCCCTATCATGTGCTGAGAAATGTCAGAGTAGCATCTCAGATGTCCTGGGCAAAGTTGCCAGAATGTACAAAGATGTATATAGAAGCGGTTTACATCTTGACCCGACCATTGGCCTTCTTGCACAGTGTCATCAACCCCATTTTCTACTTCCTCATGGGTGACAAGTTCAGACAGCTCCTGATCTCAAAACTCAGAAATATCGCAAGAAAGACACAGAGCTGA
- the aadac gene encoding arylacetamide deacetylase, with protein MRWGSIIVFVALCSFTAYYIYEPIPEEIEERWKLMLTNSVFRTLSHLANLSELLGLKDYMGVMYVITLLERIVPVSDEHVKVTEEKFDGVEAVLYQPKHQGGDNDLRRAVIYLHGGGWCLGSSRMSPYDLLARNIVTELDAVVLSVEYRLAPAHHFPVPYEDVYRVVKHFLQKGVLARYSVDPERVAVSGDSAGGNLAAAVSQQLQKVPGQQVKLKAQALIYPVLQALDLNTPSYQQNQDMPFLPRTLMVRFWSEYFTCDKALFRAMMANTHNSPESSNLLKFVNWSAFLPETYHRKYNYSAPAVSQQVEGQVSGMDEPSRSFADPRASPLLVPDRDLHSLPKAYILTCEYDVLRDDGIMYATRLHAAGVEVTHEHYDTGYHGAMMFNIWPTDFLIARRMADNYIKWLKENL; from the exons ATGAGGTGGGGAAGCATAATTGTATTCGTCGCTCTCTGCTCTTTTACTGCTTATTATATTTACGAGCCAATTCCCGAGGAAATAGAGGAAAGATGGAAACTCATGCTGACCAACTCTGTCTTCAGAACTCTCAGTCACTTG GCAAACCTAAGCGAATTACTGGGGCTGAAGGACTACATGGGGGTGATGTATGTCATTACTCTGCTAGAAAGGATTGTACCTGTGTCTGATGAGCATGTCAAGGTGACAGAGGAAAAGTTTGATGGAGTGGAGGCGGTGCTCTACCAGCCAAAGCACCAGGGTGGTGATAATGATCTCAGGAGAGCTGTCATATACCTGCATGGTGGAGGATGGTGTCTGGGGAGTTCCC GGATGAGTCCATATGATCTCCTGGCCAGAAATATTGTCACTGAGCTTGATGCAGTTGTTCTGTCAGTAGA GTACCGACTTGCCCCTGCTCACCACTTCCCAGTCCCGTATGAGGATGTTTACCGTGTGGTCAAACACTTTCTCCAGAAGGGGGTGCTGGCCCGATATTCTGTGGACCCTGAGCGTGTTGCTGTGTCAGGGGACAGTGCTGGAGGAAATCTTGCAGCTGCAGTCTCCCAGCAG TTGCAAAAAGTGCCTGGACAGCAGGTTAAGTTAAAGGCTCAAGCACTGATCTACCCCGTACTGCAAGCGCTGGACCTAAACACACCTTCCTACCAGCAGAACCAGGACATGCCCTTTCTGCCCCGCACCCTCATGGTACGATTCTGGAGTGAGTACTTCACTTGTGACAAGGCCCTCTTCAGAGCTATGATGGCCAACACCCACAATAGCCCCGAATCTTCCAACCTACTAAAGTTTGTCAACTGGAGTGCTTTTCTACCAGAGACATATCATAGAAAATACAACTACAGTGCTCCAGCAGTGTCACAGCAAGTTGAAGGGCAGGTATCTGGGATGGATGAACCGTCTCGATCTTTTGCTGACCCGAGAGCATCACCTTTACTGGTTCCAGATAGGGACTTGCACTCTCTACCCAAGGCCTACATTCTGACATGTGAGTATGATGTTCTCAGAGATGATGGGATCATGTATGCCACACGGCTTCATGCTGCTGGTGTTGAGGTGACACACGAACACTATGACACAGGATATCACGGAGCAATGATGTTCAACATATGGCCAACTGACTTCCTGATTGCTCGTCGCATGGCAGACAACTACATCAAATGGCTTAAGGAAAATTTGTAA